The DNA window GGTTTTAGTATTGCAAATTTAGCTGGATTTTGAACTTGATGTTGAGagggaaagaagaaaatttgatTAATAAGGTCTGAGTTTCTTTCAAGGAAGGTATATATGAGAATCGTACGTTGGACCGGCTGTACGTTGAAGGCTTGAAACGCGTTGAGCCGCTGACCTATATGTCCGTACCTAAGCCCTCTTTTGTCAAAACATTATCTAAGAAATTTGTTAATTATAGGTTTGGAGAAAGAATAATGTTTATGCAATTTATGATTGATGGTCCTTAATACTCTCTATGATCTCTCTTTTAGCGTGTGAGTGTGCGtttggctgtgtgcattttaGTGATGCCGAGTTTGGGAGTGCTCTCGGTGCAATTGGATCACCTCGATGTATAATTGACTGAGATAAGTGAAAGCTTCTATTATTATAATAaaacatatttgttttttaaaggAATGTatttctttaaagaaaaaagaaaacaggaaGGAGTAGACCACTTGACAGTCCTATCCAGTTCCAGGTTTTTATGTTTTTGGATGGGTAGTAAGAAAGACCTCGACCaaattcagttaaaaaaaaaaggtcacgAAGCCTAGCCTCTCGACATGCAGAATCCGCTCTAACTTGTGCTTTGAGCTCCCTGTCTCATATATGATGTTGTTCACCATAGGTCATTTCTTAACACAAGTTTCTTTTATCAATGGACATGGAGTGATATTTTTTAAACCAACTCCGTGCAAATTTAACTGCATTTAACTACCTCTAATTTAAATCGCATGAAATTTAGAAACTAAATATATTACTTAGGTGAAAAATTAAAGCCGTCCATTTTTTGAACTTATCAAATTCAAGGTGGAATCATGTATTACATTAGGTTCATCTCTCAATTTAAAGCATGTTTGGGAAgaaacatatttcacaaattgcACAGTTAAGGGCCTAGCTGGCAGCAGGGCTCCTTCAGAACATATACAAAAATTTCAGGATTTTTACACGAATTACTTCAATTTTCATAAAAGGAATCTCTAAAATTTCTCCATTCCAAAGGAAGCCTAATATTGCGCGGAATATATGACGAATCTACCCTCCTAATTTGTTGATTCGAGACCGAATCTCACAAGGGAAAAGAAGGAAACCAGAGTGATTTTAGATATGggtccatgaaaaaaaaaagaactggatggatatatatagctaggagCATGAATGAGATGGGCCTCTGCATTTGGCGTACTAGCTATTAgctgcaggtggtggtggtggttaaGTGTCAGCCTTTCAACTTTTTCGCAAAGCTAAGCATGCATGCCTGCCTTGGTGTGGTGCCTAGTAGCACAGTACCAGTGATGATCCTGTTCGATGAACACGAGAaaccggccggccatggcgactGTTTTCGCGTCAATGATCATCATTAGGATCGCTTAATCGCCAGGGATTAATTTTGACGTGCATGCCCAGGCGACCACCACTGCTAATGCAAGCATAGGTTACCACTTGTGTGTTGATTCCAAATTGTGCCATTTCCACTTCTAGTGCCGTGCATTTATTCATGCCTGCATTTCACTTTCACTTCACGTGGGTTCCTTGATTCGTTGctaattttctttaatttgccACAGGcaagtgtttctttttttttactgtttagTGATTTGCTATATGTTCAAACTGTAATTAAGCCGCTGGTCAATGTTTTACAGTTGCAGCTGTTCAAGGTTTGAAATAATGATGCAAACCAATTCCAGCTGAAAATTATGCGTGTTCTTTCAagcttcagaagttcagattcTGGGTGCTGGGCCATCGATCAAAATCAACCGTACGTTTCCAAGAAAGTTTTAGTTGGACCATCCAAaggttcttgttcttgttttgaCTTTGGACTAGAAATGCCAGGGAGAAAATGGAGTATGTGATTCTGTTCCTCCACTTGCACAGCATTTCTACTTCTTTCTGAAAGAACACAGCATTTCTACTTTGTTGGAGTGCAGACCACGACATGGTTCTCCTGATAGCATcgttctccttttttttctttttggggcTTATCACAAAAGAATCTATAGTGCACATTGTGACTGCTCAATTCATCACAAAGTATTTCTGTTGGTTATTATGATAGACATTTTCCAGAAAAAAATCTTTAATCAATGCTGATCAATCATGACAGACTGACAGTATAGTTTTGAGTTTTCATCTGGTGCTCCtcttgtttcatttttttatgctTATTTTATCCATTCATCTTCCACAAAGCTTTTATCCAGGGAAGACCAAATTGCAGGGTGACATACACTGACATGAGGCGACACCACTAGCATCATCAGTGGAGGTTAATGCTATCTGAACTGGGACTCAGATGTCTGATGAATCTTTACACCCTAGTTAACAAAAAAAGTCTACTACGATCGAGTAATCATATCATTCTTTGACAGGCAGGTCAGTGTGCCTACTAATTAAGCAAGGGAGACATCACCTCAAAGTGCCACGATTGCCAGGCAGCGAAAGGAGGAAAGACTCATCAAAGTGCCATGTGTGTGTGCTGCTTGGCACTCAAATGGCCTAAAGGCTAGACTGGCCTTTCCAGTGCAAGCCATCATGATCCGACGTGGCAAGCAGCACGAGATGGTATATAATGGCTACATGCTAAATGCTCAAGCCTTTTGTCCATTCCATTTGTTGCTAGGCTCGACTAGCCTTTTGCTCAATCGAATCATTTCTCAAACTACTAGGCTTTTATATGATTAAATTCTGGATGGGTATGTATAGACTATAGAGAATGCCATCCGCTAAAACTGTGAAAAATAGTACTTGGGCCGAAATTTAGATGGAAATCCTGCCCATAGTCTACATAGAGAATAGACTGGATCCCAGGCAAAAACAGCCCAACACAAGCCTATCTATCAATCTATGCCAACCATGCTTGCATATTGGCATCTCAAAACTACTATCTAGCACTACCTATATATTCCAGGAACACTAAATGTACACTAGAGTAAACGAAAGATTAAATTTGACATGGGAACTAGGCAGGTATGTATAGCTAACTGGAAAACCGGCAACACAACCCATACGGACACCGAAGCAACACAACCCATACGGACACCGAAGATACCAGCCATGACAAAGTTTACTGCCAGGGATGTGCAACGATTCACGTTCAAGTCGACAAGGTGACAGGTAACCTACAATAAACGAATCCATCCAACCGGTTTACACCACCTATAAGTTAAACGGACCGACCCATGGACCATGGTACGACGGTAAACGCTTTTTGGGCAGGACGGTGTATAACATTCACATCACATGTACAGCACTAGAGAACGGCCCAGCAAAAAGCAAAGAGCGATCAGCACAAGGGGCTGCAACATCTACCTGCCCTTCTCTCGAAGAGTTGATAGGGCGACGAGGGTATCAGCTGCCCGAGCAACATTGCTGCTGCTAGCATCGTCTGGCCCAGACGATTGACTGTGCACTCCACTCTGTAAATGCTGGCCTTTTGACTCCTTAGGTACTGCAGTCACCAAGGAAGCATGAGAGTTAGCAAAAAAACAAGTGATGTTACCAACAATGTTGTTCCATGGCAAGAGTTTCCAAGCACCGTACTGGGTGTGGGAGCATTATACCCCTTGGTGACTGCATTAGGTGCTTGAGAGTGCTGGCTTTCTGAGACCATGCCTGCTATTGGAGATGCATCGTCCTTAGGCTCCTTACTTGATGCTGGAGGGTCATGGACATTCGGTGCAATACTCAGAGATAGAGAACCACGGGCCTCAGTAGCCAAAGCTTTAGGATTTCCATGCCCTGCACGGTAATGAAAGCATTGATTATCTACATTTTGTTCACAAGAATAACCCTTGAAGTGCTACAGATGATCTGCAGTTGGAAGAGGGTAAACCTGGTGCATGTACTGGACGTGCGGCACCTGATGTCCCATCATGGCCTTTACCTGAATTAAGAACTGGGCTTTGTTGTGATGAAATACTCAATGAAAGAAACTCCTTGTCTTTAGGTGTCACTCTTGGTGCAGAATTGAGACCTTCTGCACCTGCACATTTGGAATTTCCCAATGCCAAACTAGGAACAAAAGATTCACCGCCCTTTGGCCTGATACCGGGAGGTGTCACTCTTGGTGCAGAATTGAGACCTTCTGCACCTGCACATTTGGAATTCCCCAGTGCCAAACTAGGAGCAATAGATTCACCGCCCTTTGGCCTGATACCCGGAGGAGTCACTCTTGGTGCAGAATTGATACCTTCTGCACCTGCACATTTGGAATTTCCCAATGCCAAACTAGGAGCAATAGATTCACCGCCCTTTGGCCTGATACCCAGTGGAGTCACTCTTGGTGCAGAATTGATACCTTCTGCTCCTGCACATTTGGAATTTCCCAATGCCAAACCATGAACAAGAGATTCACCGCCCTTTGGCCTAATACCCGGAGGTGTCGCTCTTGGTGCAGAATTGAGACCTTCTATACCTGCATATTTGGAATTTCCTAATGCCAAACTAGGAACAAGAGATTCACCACCCTTTGGCCTGATACCCGGAGCAAAAATCCCACAACTTTTAGAGGCATTATTTGGTTCTGTAGAAGCACGACCTGAAGGTCCTGTGCTTGGTCTAACAGAATTGCAAACTTGCGCTGCGAGAGATGCTGATTTTCCAGATGGCATCCTTAAAAGGCCATTATGAGCTACAGGTGCCACTCTTGATACCAATGGATCTTGCCTTTTGGCACAATCGGTAGCAATGTTTCCTGATAAAACGGTTTGTATAGGAGAATCCCTCACTTTGGGTTCCACACTTGGAGAAGCCCCATGTACGGGGCCGACAGAAGTAGAAGTTTCCGGCACACCTTTTGGTGCCAGAGAATCATAGCCCTTGGAAATCATGCCTGTTGCAGGAGTATCACATCCTTTGGTGCAAAGACTGGTGCTGTTTTCAGCTACTGCATTTGGGGCATGAGAATCACCATGCGCAACACTAACAATTAATGAACAATTCCCAGTTTGATCCAAAGACCTGTCTTCTGCAGCTGTCCTCGCAGGATCAGAAGATGCTATTTTGCCAGCAGATTTATACCATAATGATGGCTGCAACAGAAGCCAAGGACACAATGGCATCAGAAGAAAGGTGCAgttaatcacaccagtacagatgcagcagcagctatGTGAAATATGAGTACAGATAAACTGGTACAGTAAAAATAAGAGGATGCCTGAAACAAGTGAGGAAAATTTCCAAATAATTTATCCAAACATGAATTCAAAAGGCCTGTGCCTGTTTTAGGCATGTTTGGCTGCTTTGAGAGttccctatatttttttcaaggcCTTGCTAGTTTCCTAGCCCCTACCAATTTTCTTATTACTCGTTTAAAAAATTTAGCAGATATTTCTTTATTTGACAAATATGTGATTTGATAAACAATGTGATAATAAACCATCTTATAAAAATTGCAACACCTGAACAAAAACTTCCTAAAATTGTGCCTGTTGTCGTATGCAAACTTGTCCATAATGTATTAAAAGTATATGAGCATTAAAAGTATCCTTAGTATGGATGTGAACTGAGAAAACAAGCATATGTCACCAGAAATTGTTTTGAAGGATAACAGCAGGGGACAGCCGACTTACACAGTAATGAAGCCTCTTCAAGGTTTCCAAAAGCAACTTCTCTCCAACTAATATTATCATTTGCTTTACCATCTCCTCACGAGTTATTTTGTTTTCCTGTCAAATAAACAATTAAAACATTTTAGTACCCATCACACCAACCAACCACACAGCCAATGCTAATAAATAAACACAGTGTAACTTGTTGGTTAGTTAGTACCTTCAGCTCTTCATAATGATGGAAGAGCAATTCCCTTGCTACCGATGATATATTTTCTTGAATCATGGCAAAAAGAACTCTGAAGGATATCCAAGGGGAAGTTGGTCCCTCAGCATTTCCACTCATTATCTGCATAAAAATGTACAACAAAGCCAAGATCATTTGTCATTTAAAGAAGGGAGGAACAATCTGTAGTGAAATTGGATTGCTCTCAGATCAGACTTCTATTCTACCACTGTTAGCAGTACATGCACATCTAGCTGGAAAACCAGAGTGTCAATGGAAAAGAAGAAACGAAGAAAACTAGGTTGCCTCACAGGTACAAGAGTAGAAATATCCACCGCAACTTCCTTTGGTGATGGGTGAAACCATAAACCCTTCAAACCAAGTAAATAATCTGAAAACAAGTGAACcaaaaaatatatcactccacctATATCAACAAAACATGATAAAAACCTTTAACTATTATTTATCATCTTACTTCGAACTTTCGAGGAAAGCCTGAAACTAACAAGATATTCTAAACGAATATGGGTGCTAAGATGAGATGGCCACATGACGTAGCACTTTGGATTTGAGCAATCATCAACACCAGAATCATATATGTCACTGCTTGGAAAAGAATCTTGTGATCCAGGCATGACAGCCTCCATGTTCCCCAAAATCAACCGGCAGAGCAACATATATTGCACTCCTTTTTCGTCAACATCACAAAGACCAACACTGTCAAGCAAGATATCATGTAAATACATAAACAATTAAAATGGAATGgtcaatacatttttttaagtttataaaaagtACCTGGAAAATGCTCGGTCTTCTGGTGAAAGATAAACACCAGCACTCAAGCCTGCCTTCTCAGCAGGTTTTCCATTGTTACCAAAACCATTAATTAGGATCCTAACTATGTCATTCTTCCTAGATCCCAGCCATCCATACCTTACATTTGCATCACCACGTTCTTCCTTGGTGGACatcatttgtttttcaaaagCTTGAAGTCTACACTGTGCAGTGATATCATTCGGAGAGTAGCGGTGGATGTGCAGTATATTATTTGGCGTTGCAAATGGACCCATGCCAGAGAGGAAAAGGTCCTGCGCAAAAAGAAAGCCTTCACTGCCTCGTTCCACAGATGCGATCTTTTTGCGTAATATGTCTGCAGTGGCAGGCTTCTGTGGAACTGGAGGACTAGATTCAAGGACAACTTGCTTCACCACTTCTGGTGGAGAATTTGCAACCTTATCCAACATTATTCCCTGTGTGGCGCCCTCAAAATCACCGCCTACTTTAGCCACTTCATCAGCTTCCTCATCAAAGAATAGAGAAGGATAAAAGCACTTCCCAGTGTCATCAAACCATGCCACAGACCGCTGCTTTCTAGATTTTAGGTTGACCAGGGTCATCGACAAGAAATCAACAAGAACAGGCTCATCGTCCATCACAGCAACAACACTAGATTTATTGCTTCTAAATTCTTCAATGAGAG is part of the Oryza glaberrima chromosome 4, OglaRS2, whole genome shotgun sequence genome and encodes:
- the LOC127770484 gene encoding uncharacterized protein LOC127770484 isoform X3, with amino-acid sequence MASPQESNSLCLKRKLVDDCLSKECKSRRIKTEKGPSSDSSAKRCKCCCTRPNLASDCVNYLKSGVPSRVMFYKQGSWHNFPEQIMKSLIEEFRSNKSSVVAVMDDEPVLVDFLSMTLVNLKSRKQRSVAWFDDTGKCFYPSLFFDEEADEVAKVGGDFEGATQGIMLDKVANSPPEVVKQVVLESSPPVPQKPATADILRKKIASVERGSEGFLFAQDLFLSGMGPFATPNNILHIHRYSPNDITAQCRLQAFEKQMMSTKEERGDANVRYGWLGSRKNDIVRILINGFGNNGKPAEKAGLSAGVYLSPEDRAFSSVGLCDVDEKGVQYMLLCRLILGNMEAVMPGSQDSFPSSDIYDSGVDDCSNPKCYVMWPSHLSTHIRLEYLVSFRLSSKVRNYLLGLKGLWFHPSPKEVAVDISTLVPIMSGNAEGPTSPWISFRVLFAMIQENISSVARELLFHHYEELKENKITREEMVKQMIILVGEKLLLETLKRLHYCPSLWYKSAGKIASSDPARTAAEDRSLDQTGNCSLIVSVAHGDSHAPNAVAENSTSLCTKGCDTPATGMISKGYDSLAPKGVPETSTSVGPVHGASPSVEPKVRDSPIQTVLSGNIATDCAKRQDPLVSRVAPVAHNGLLRMPSGKSASLAAQVCNSVRPSTGPSGRASTEPNNASKSCGIFAPGIRPKGGESLVPSLALGNSKYAGIEGLNSAPRATPPGIRPKGGESLVHGLALGNSKCAGAEGINSAPRVTPLGIRPKGGESIAPSLALGNSKCAGAEGINSAPRVTPPGIRPKGGESIAPSLALGNSKCAGAEGLNSAPRVTPPGIRPKGGESFVPSLALGNSKCAGAEGLNSAPRVTPKDKEFLSLSISSQQSPVLNSGKGHDGTSGAARPVHAPGHGNPKALATEARGSLSLSIAPNVHDPPASSKEPKDDASPIAGMVSESQHSQAPNAVTKGT
- the LOC127770484 gene encoding uncharacterized protein LOC127770484 isoform X2 is translated as MASPQESNSLCLKRKLVDDCLSKECKSRRIKTEKGPSSDSSAKRCKCCCTRPNLASDCVNYLKSGVPSRVMFYKQGSWHNFPEQIMKSLIEEFRSNKSSVVAVMDDEPVLVDFLSMTLVNLKSRKQRSVAWFDDTGKCFYPSLFFDEEADEVAKVGGDFEGATQGIMLDKVANSPPEVVKQVVLESSPPVPQKPATADILRKKIASVERGSEGFLFAQDLFLSGMGPFATPNNILHIHRYSPNDITAQCRLQAFEKQMMSTKEERGDANVRYGWLGSRKNDIVRILINGFGNNGKPAEKAGLSAGVYLSPEDRAFSSVGLCDVDEKGVQYMLLCRLILGNMEAVMPGSQDSFPSSDIYDSGVDDCSNPKCYVMWPSHLSTHIRLEYLVSFRLSSKVRNYLLGLKGLWFHPSPKEVAVDISTLVPIMSGNAEGPTSPWISFRVLFAMIQENISSVARELLFHHYEELKENKITREEMVKQMIILVGEKLLLETLKRLHYCPSLWYKSAGKIASSDPARTAAEDRSLDQTGNCSLIVSVAHGDSHAPNAVAENSTSLCTKGCDTPATGMISKGYDSLAPKGVPETSTSVGPVHGASPSVEPKVRDSPIQTVLSGNIATDCAKRQDPLVSRVAPVAHNGLLRMPSGKSASLAAQVCNSVRPSTGPSGRASTEPNNASKSCGIFAPGIRPKGGESLVPSLALGNSKYAGIEGLNSAPRATPPGIRPKGGESLVHGLALGNSKCAGAEGINSAPRVTPLGIRPKGGESIAPSLALGNSKCAGAEGINSAPRVTPPGIRPKGGESIAPSLALGNSKCAGAEGLNSAPRVTPPGIRPKGGESFVPSLALGNSKCAGAEGLNSAPRVTPKDKEFLSLSISSQQSPVLNSGHGNPKALATEARGSLSLSIAPNVHDPPASSKEPKDDASPIAGMVSESQHSQAPNAVTKGYNAPTPIPKESKGQHLQSGVHSQSSGPDDASSSNVARAADTLVALSTLREKGR
- the LOC127770484 gene encoding uncharacterized protein LOC127770484 isoform X1, whose amino-acid sequence is MASPQESNSLCLKRKLVDDCLSKECKSRRIKTEKGPSSDSSAKRCKCCCTRPNLASDCVNYLKSGVPSRVMFYKQGSWHNFPEQIMKSLIEEFRSNKSSVVAVMDDEPVLVDFLSMTLVNLKSRKQRSVAWFDDTGKCFYPSLFFDEEADEVAKVGGDFEGATQGIMLDKVANSPPEVVKQVVLESSPPVPQKPATADILRKKIASVERGSEGFLFAQDLFLSGMGPFATPNNILHIHRYSPNDITAQCRLQAFEKQMMSTKEERGDANVRYGWLGSRKNDIVRILINGFGNNGKPAEKAGLSAGVYLSPEDRAFSSVGLCDVDEKGVQYMLLCRLILGNMEAVMPGSQDSFPSSDIYDSGVDDCSNPKCYVMWPSHLSTHIRLEYLVSFRLSSKVRNYLLGLKGLWFHPSPKEVAVDISTLVPIMSGNAEGPTSPWISFRVLFAMIQENISSVARELLFHHYEELKENKITREEMVKQMIILVGEKLLLETLKRLHYCPSLWYKSAGKIASSDPARTAAEDRSLDQTGNCSLIVSVAHGDSHAPNAVAENSTSLCTKGCDTPATGMISKGYDSLAPKGVPETSTSVGPVHGASPSVEPKVRDSPIQTVLSGNIATDCAKRQDPLVSRVAPVAHNGLLRMPSGKSASLAAQVCNSVRPSTGPSGRASTEPNNASKSCGIFAPGIRPKGGESLVPSLALGNSKYAGIEGLNSAPRATPPGIRPKGGESLVHGLALGNSKCAGAEGINSAPRVTPLGIRPKGGESIAPSLALGNSKCAGAEGINSAPRVTPPGIRPKGGESIAPSLALGNSKCAGAEGLNSAPRVTPPGIRPKGGESFVPSLALGNSKCAGAEGLNSAPRVTPKDKEFLSLSISSQQSPVLNSGKGHDGTSGAARPVHAPGHGNPKALATEARGSLSLSIAPNVHDPPASSKEPKDDASPIAGMVSESQHSQAPNAVTKGYNAPTPIPKESKGQHLQSGVHSQSSGPDDASSSNVARAADTLVALSTLREKGR